The sequence below is a genomic window from Bacteroidales bacterium.
CAGAAAGATTTTATTTCATAATATAAGTAGAGTAAAAATATTAAACAAGAGAAGAAAAGTTGCTGTTTTTACTATGGAAGAAAAAAAATATGTTATTAATCTGAAAGCAATAAGCTATGATGAAAAGGATGAATTTATAAAATTACTTGAAGACATTACTGAAAAAAATCTAAAACTGAAATCAGAAAAACCTCACATATTCGGGTAAGTAGTTATAATTATTTCCTCCTTTTTGTCTTTTGCTTTTTAATATTGTTCAGCCGTATTCTATTTAGCGCTTGCAAAAAAACTGCTGAATTATGATTTTCAAAAACAGGTATTTTCATGCTGACGTTAGTTAAGTTAAAATATTCAACCCAAAGGTACACAAAGAAAAAAACAATGTGTCTTCTTCAACTTTAAGTACTTCTTTTTTTAACTTTCACTCCTTTTATCAAACAAAATTATTACTTTTGTAAAAGTATTTCTTATGTTAATAATTTTTTGTCTATAAATACTTGCTTTTTGTATTATAATTCATTATATTTATATCATTATATTTTACTTTTATATAAAGTTTATGAAAAAATTAACTTTTATAAATATTAAGAAAAAATAATTATATGAAGCCCATAGCAAACAGTACGAAACTAATAAATTTCATACTGTTTTTTTTATGCATAATAAGTTTTAATGTCTTTGCTTCTATAACAACAACAGGCAGTGGAAATTGGAGCTCTACTACTCCCAATGCTCCTTGGCCCGGAGGAACAATTCCTGCAAGCGGCGATGATATTATTATTGGCACCGGATTTACGTTAACCGTAGATGGCAACAGAACATGCAATTCCATTGCTTTCAGTAGCACTTCCGGTACGCTTGCCGTAAATGTAAGCGTAGTACTTACAGTTACCACTTCAGTTACCTTGAACAGTTCGGCTGCAGCAAACAGAGCTTGCACAATAAGCGGAGCAGGCACTATAAATTGCGTCTCTGTTAACGTTGGCAGTGCAGTTACTCCTTCCGGCTCATCATACACAGCACAAATGACATCAACTCTCACTGCACTTAATGTTTCCGGTAATTTAACAATATATGGCAGCAAGAGTGGCAGCAAAACTAACAATTGTACATTTTTCCACAGCAGCGGAACAGTTGATGTTGACGGCTCTGTAGCTACCTCGANNNNNNNNNNGGAACAAATACTATAACACTGAGCTCAACTTCCACTACTGTAAATTATAACGGCACCACCCAAACTGTAAAAGGCACCGCATACTATAACTTGACAATTTCGGGTTCAGGAACAAAAACACTTGGAGCAGCAACAACAATAAACGGTGATTTAACCGTTTCGGGTAGTGCCACGCTTGCCGATGGTGGATTTGCAATGACCGGAACTGCAGGCGGACATTTTACATTAGGCGCAGGCACCACATTCACAACTTCCCGCACATCAGCATGGTTCCCAACACTAATGCCGGGAGCGAACTATTCGTTAGATGCAACAAGCACTGTAATATACACAGCCACCGGCGATTTTTCATTGCCAACAACACCTTCAACCTATGGAAACTTTAAAGTTTCGGCTGTATCGGGAAATAAAACATGGCCATCCGGAACATTGACTATTAACGGCGATTTAACTCTTGAACAAACGGGAGCTCCCGGCGCTGACAATTATTTAACTTTATCAAATACTGTAAATATTACCGGAAATATTTATATGACAAACTCTTCCACAAGCGGCTCTCATTTGAATGCTTTGTTTCCGAATGGAACAGTAACTTGTAATAATATAATATTTAACGATTGCTCTTATGGACAGAATTGGGTGTCTATAACTCTGGTTAATTCTGTTTTCACTCTGAATGGTTCCATAACCATGGGTACAGTTGTAGGACAACAAAGTAAACAAGTTATACAGATGGACCGCACAGCCACGTTGTATATTCTTGGCGGAGGAATTTCGGGTTATGGTGATATAGATTTGTATTCAAGTTCGGGAATAGGAGCGTATGCTGCTGTACTTGATGTGAGAGGAGACATTGGTGCGGGTATTAAACCTCTTTCAGATGGAGGGACAAGAGTAGTAACCCCAACAATCAAACTAACCGGTAATTTTTTATGCACATCTGCAACATTATATGATGCAAATAGCTCTACAACTATAGAATTTAACGGAAGTTCGGACCAAACTGCCTCAAATGTCGCTTATTATCATTTAACAGTAAATAAAACAGGCGGAACGGTTACATTAACAAATACCACAACCATAAACGGAAACCTGACGGTTACAGCGGGAACATTTGTCGACGGCGGATTTGCAATGACCGGAACTGCAGGCGGACATTTTACTTTAGGTGCCGGTGCTACGTATAGCACTTCCAGGACGGCTACAATGGTACCAACAAATATTCCGGGTGCAAATTATTCTTTAGATGCAACAAGTACAGTAAAATTTACAGCAGCCGGGTATATAGAATTGCCATCTGTTATTTCAACTTATGGCAATGTGGAAATTGCCTCAACAGACGGATGGAAAACAACATTAGTAAGTACAACTACTGTAAACGGAAATTTTACTATGACACAACTACCGGCAGGAACTGATTACAATGCCTTTACTGTGGCATCTGGCAATACAATGAATATAGCCGGAGATATTATTATGAACAGCACGGCTACTACTACTACTTACCCTAATGTGTTTTATGCAGAACTAACAGGAACAGTAACATGCAATAACATTATTATTAATGAAAGTGCTACTGGCGGATTCAATATAGTTTATGGCGGTCATGGCTCACTAACCGCTAATGGTTCAGTTACTTTGGGAGCAACATCGGCTGCTACCAATCGGTGTTGTTTGTATGCATACGGTATAGGTACAATAACTGTTTTAGGAGGAGGTGTTAGCGGCTATGGAAGAATAGGACTTTTTCCCGATACATGGACTATTCCCTTACCTGCATTTACCGCTATTGTTGATGTGCGAGGCAATATAGGAGCAGATGTTGTAACTTCTCTTTCCAGTGGAGGCACTCCCGTGCTTAAACTAACAGGTGATTTTCTGAGTACGTCAGCAACTTTTTCTACAGGTTCTACCATTGAGTTTAACGGAAGCAGTCCTCAAAATATCGCAGCCGCTACCACTTTTTATAATCTTAAATTGAATAATTCAACCGGATTAACGCTCGGTGGCGCCACTACTGTGAGCAATACGCTTACATTAACAAGTGGGAAAATTACAATAGGCGATTATGATTTGAATATTGGAACACCCGGAATTAGTGGCAGCATTGCAAATTACAGCTCATCAAATTATATCATTACAAACGGAACGGGGACATTAAATCAATACAACATAGGAACAGGACAACGCACTTCCGTTTATTATCCTATAGGTATAAGTTCTTCAAGTTACACACCTGCCCAGTTGGATGTATCGGGAACTTCAACAGTTGATAATTTCAAGATGAAGGTGAGCCAGACAGTGTATAGTGCCGGCACAACAGGCACAGCATATACGGCAAACGTGGTTGACCGAACCTGGGATATTACCGAAGGCACTGCAGGAGGTTCGAGCTTAACAATAACCTCGCAGTGGAATTCAGGCGATGAACTTAGTGGATTTACAAGAGCTGCATGTTATGTCAGCCATTATACTGCAGGTGCATGGACACAAACACAAACTGCTGCGGCTTGTTCCGGTGCCGGCCCATACACAAGAACCTCGGGTGTCGTTACTTCTTTTTCACCATTTGCTCTTGGTGCAAGCACAACTCTGCCTATTGAATTACTTTCGTTCAATGCAATTTATAAAAATGGTGTTGTGAATTTATTCTGGTCGACAGCATCGGAAATAAATAATGATTATTTCACAGTGGAACGTTCAATAGATAGTAAAAGTTTTGAAATAATAACAACAGTAAAAGGAGCAGGCAACAGCAATACAGTTCTTAAATATTCTGCTATTGATAATAATCCGCCGCTTGGGATAATTTATTATCGGTTAAAGCAAACTGATTTTGACGGAACATACAAATATAGTAATGTAATTGCCGTAAAGACAAATAATAAAATTACAAACCTGATATTAACACAACCATATTTCAACGGAAAAGAAATTGCATCTAATGTGATAAATACCGGCAAAGAAACATTGAAGGTTGAAATAATTGATTTTACAGGAGCCGTAGTTTATTATAAGGTTTTTGAATCATTGGAAGAAAATATTGCTTTAAAATTACCTGCCGATAATATTGTAAAAAACACATCCTATATCATGAGAGTAAGAAACTCAAAAGAAATAGTTATGAAGAAGTTTGTGTATTAAATGGTCACCAGTTGTCATTGGTCTTAAAAAACTGAAGTATGAAGTAAATCCTACTTCATACCTCGTGCTTCATAAATTCAATCTTTTATCTTTCAACTTTTTAATTCTTCAATCGTATATTTAAATTTCTTCAATTTTAAATTTCTCTTTGATTCTAATATTTTTTTCTATCCTTTCAACCGTGCAACATTCCACGTAATAGTCATGTTCAAATATTAAAACATATTCTTCTTCAGCGGCGTTTTTCAGAAATTCTTCTTTTTCTTTCAAAGTTACTAATGGCTGAACATCATAGCTTGCAATATAAGGAATGGGAATATGAGCTGATGTTGAAATGAAATCAGCCGTAAATACAAATGTTTTTCCTTTGTATCTAATAAAGGGGATTATCTGTCCTATTGTATGACCGTTAAAAAGCTTTAGTTTTACATTACTTGTAAAGTCGGTATCTTCATATATGAAATTTATTAAACCAAGTTCCTGCATTGGCAAAATATTTTCTTTTAAGAAGCTTGGTTTTTCTCTTTTGTTGGGATTAACAGCCCAATCCCATTGTTGTTTGCTGCACCAATATTTAGCATTTTTGAAAGTTGCTTCGAATTTTGTTTTATCGCTGCTGTATTTAATTCCACCGCCGCAATGGTCGAAATGAAGATGAGTTAAAATTACATCAGTTACATCATCAAAATTAAATCCATATTTTTTAAAACAACTTTCGAGGTTATCTTCACCGAACATATAAAGATAACTGTAAAATTTTTCATCCTGTTTGTTGCCGATTCCGTTATCAAAAAGAATTAGCTTTTCTCCATCCTGAATCAGAAGACATCTGTCGGGTATATTGACATAATTATTTTCGTCAGCAGGATAATTTTTTGCCCATAATGATTTTGGAACAACTCCGAAGCAAGCGCCTCCGTCAAGCTTAAAGTTATCAGCTATCAATGTATAAATTTTCATTGTAATTCAATTAATTTGTAATTGCCCACCATTCACAATTTCACCACTTATTAATCTATTGATTGTCCTATTGAGAAGTGGAACTGACCTTTGTTTGCGCCAGGCATACCGGGAACTTCATCAAAGCCATAACCCCAGTCCAAACCGAGCAGACCGAACATCGGCATAAACAATCTGAGTCCGAATCCTGCCGACCTATGAAATGAAAATGGGTTAAATTCTCTGAATTTCAGCCATGAGTTGCCGCCTTCCATGAAGCTCAACACATAAATAGTTGTCATCGGACTTAATGAAATCGGATATCTTATTTCAAAAGTATATTTATCAAAAATTGCTCCTCCCACTTCGGTACCTTGTGCATTCTGGGGTGTCAAAGAATTATTCTGATACCCTCTTAATGCAATAAGTTCTCTTCCGTCAAACTGGTTGTATCCTGTAAGTCCATCACCGCCTACATAAAATCTTTCAAAAGGGGCAAGTCCCAAATTCTTATTATAAAATCCGAGAAAGCCATACTGAATCCTCGTATTAACAACCAAGTTACCAGCAAGTCGCAAGAACCATGATGATTTGAACTTCCATTTATGATATTCAATCCACTTATATTTTTCTTCAGAACTGATTTTTGAATAATCCTTGTTTCCGAAAAGTGAATATGGAGGAGTTGCCTGTACTTTAAGAGAAATATCAGAACCGGTTCTTGGATATATTGGTTGGTCAATTGAACTTCTGCCAAAAAGAAATGTATAGTTTATAACGTTTGCCGCCCCATTATTAAAATCGGAAATTAAATTATAATTATTTAAAAAATAATTCTGAAACCCCACCTCATTGTATAATGTAAAATAATCATCAGGCCATTTCAATCGTTTGCCAAGCCCTACGGATGCACCGTTCATCATTATTATCTGACGATTGGCATCGCTTTTTTTAGCCCCTGTAACATTATAAATCGAATGATAAACCGAAAAACTCAAAGCATTTGGTTTTTTACCTCCAAGCCATGGCTCAGTAAAAGATGCGTTGTATGATTGGTAATAAAGTCCGTTTGTTTGAGCCCTGATGCTAAATTGCTGTCCGTCTCCCGAAGGAAGTGGTTTCCATGCACCTTTCTTGAAAAAACTTCGTGATGAAAAATTATTGAACATTAAACCTAGAGTTCCGACAATTCTTCCTCCACCCCATCCTCCCGAGAGTTCTACCTGGTCGGAAGAAGTTTCCTCAACAACATATTCAATGTCAACTGTTCCGTCAGCAGGGTTGGGAGTAGGATTCACAGCGAGTTTTTCATTATTAAAATATTTTAACTGAGAAAGCTCTCTTTGTGAACGTATAATGTCTGCGCGACTAAACAACTGACCGGGCTTGGTTCTTATCTCGCGTAAAATGACTTTATCATTTGTTTTTGTATTACCCGTAATTTTCACATTGCTTATTGTTGCCTGTTTACCTTCATATATTCTAAATTCTATATCAATCGAATCGTTTTCAACTTTTGTTTCAACAGGATTAATAGAAAAAAACAAATATCCGTTATCAAGATATAATGAACTTACATCTCTGCTGTCGGGACTGGCTAATAAGTTTGTATTTAATACTTCCTGGTCGTATACATCTCCTTTTTTAATTCTCAATACGGAATTTAAAACTTCATCGGAATACTTTGTGTTTCCGACCCATGTGAGGTTACGAAAATAATACTTCCTTCCTTCGTCAACTTTAATATTAATATTTACAAGATTATCGCTGACTTTGTAAACAGTATCTTTTAATATTTTAGCATCTCTAAATCCTTTGTTGTTATAAGCTTCAATAATCTTTAACTTATCTTCCTTGTAATCATCTTCAATAAATTTTGAAGATTTAAAAATTTGTAATCTTAATTTGTCGGAAAAATGTTTTTTTAAAAATTCGGGGTAATCCTCTGTTTTCAATGTAATGAAACTTTTAGCAGTTTTGAATAAAAACTTGTCAAAATCAGCAAAAGGAGTAAATACTGCTTTTTGTTTTGTTTTCTTCAACGCATGTTTTATTTTTCCGGTTGACAATTGAAAATTACCATAAATGTTAATTTTATTGATTTTCACTTTTGCGTTTTTATCAATAACAATTAAAAGTGACACCGAATTTGGAGCAACACTGTCGGGCTTTTGTTGAATATCAACCTTCACATTCAGGTAACCTTTTTCAATGAAATGGTCTTTAATAATGCCGCTTGAAGTAATAATAAGATTATCGGTAACGATATCTCCTTTTGTAAGCTTAATTTTATCACGGATTTTATCGGCTTCTGATTTCTTAATTCCTTTAAAAGTAAAATGTGACAAACGCGGACGTTCCTGAATTTTAATATCGAGAAATATTGTATTACCGTGTGCTTTTGTTGCAGAAACAATAATTTCAGAAAACAAACCCTGTTTCCAGAGATTTTGTATTGCTTTTGAAATTTTTTCTCCGGGTATTTTTATTTTTTCTCCGACTGTAAGTCCTGAAACAAGAATCAAAACATTATTGTCATTAAATTTAGAACCCGAAAATGTAATTCCTCCGATTTCATATTCTTTCGGATTCAAATAATCAATATCTATATTTCCGGAAATGTCAACCTGAGCATTTGCAATAGTGCAAATAAAACAGAGAAAACAAAAAACAAAATAAAATCTTTTATTCATCATGATTAGCGTATTACTTGTTCGCTTGTGAGACCAAATCTTCTTTGGCGGTTTTGAAAATCAACCAGTGCTTCATAGAAATCTTCTTTTCTGAAGTCGGGCCATAATTTTGTTGTAAAATATAATTCTGAATAAGCAATTTGCCATAACAAAAAATTACTTACACGATACTCGCCACTGGTTCTAATCAAGAGTTCGGGATCGGGGATATTGCATGTATTAAGGTACAAGCTAAGCAAATCTTCATTTATATTTTCTTTTTTTATTTTATTTTTGATTACATCATCGGTTATTTTTTTTACAGCATTCGTTATTTCCCACCTTGAGCCATAGCTAAGAGCCAACACCAGAGACATACGTTTGTTGTTCTCTGTATTCTTCATTGCTTTCTGAAGTTCTTTATAACAGGAATTCGGTAAGGATTTTAAATCTCCTATTGCCAGAAGACGAATATTGTTTTTATTAAGAGTTTTAGTTTCTATATTTATAGTTCGGATTAAAAGTGTCATCAATGCGCTGACTTCATCTTTCGGACGTCCCCAGTTTTCGGTTGAAAAGGCATATAATGTAAGATATTTGATTCCGATTTCAGCAGCAGCTTCAGTAACTTCCCTCACAGATTTAATTGCGTTCTGATGTCCGAAAATGCGCAGTTTATTTCTTTGCTTTGCCCATCTGCCATTTCCATCCATAATAATTGCGACATGATTTGGAATTTTATTTTTATCAATTTTATCTTTATATAGCATTTATATTTTCATTTTGACTCATATTCAAGAAAACTTCTTTTTGGTTTGCCCAAACACCTTTCTTTTTTCATTTTCAATCTTATTGAAACAAAAACGCCTGCAAAGGAATACCAATCTTTATTTTTGGAATTTCCTCTCTGAACACCTGTTTGGTTAAGCGGTACAGAACGGTCGGAAAGTGCTTTAGCAACAGCACCATGCTCGCTTCCTACGACATCGGGATTTGCATAAGTGGTGCTAACATCATCAAGATAATCGGTGAAAGCTCTTCTCAATCCGTATTCAATTCCCATTCCTACACCTTTCATTATATTGAATTTTATTCCTAATCCGAAAGGAATTGAAAATGTAAGCAACGAATAGGGTTTTCTTTCGGCATATACGGTTGAACCCTGACCTTCTGTTCCGAGTTGCTGCAATGGATACCACTCGCCATTATATGATGCTTTAGGATTAAATCTGAACATTGATATACCGCCAAAGACATAAAAAGTAGCAGGATAATTTTTATCTCCAGTGATATAAGGAAAGAAATTAAATTCTATTTGAGTTGAAAATTCTGTTATTCCTGATTTAAAGCTAAGATTTCTTTCGGGTTT
It includes:
- a CDS encoding MBL fold metallo-hydrolase, whose product is MKIYTLIADNFKLDGGACFGVVPKSLWAKNYPADENNYVNIPDRCLLIQDGEKLILFDNGIGNKQDEKFYSYLYMFGEDNLESCFKKYGFNFDDVTDVILTHLHFDHCGGGIKYSSDKTKFEATFKNAKYWCSKQQWDWAVNPNKREKPSFLKENILPMQELGLINFIYEDTDFTSNVKLKLFNGHTIGQIIPFIRYKGKTFVFTADFISTSAHIPIPYIASYDVQPLVTLKEKEEFLKNAAEEEYVLIFEHDYYVECCTVERIEKNIRIKEKFKIEEI
- a CDS encoding POTRA domain-containing protein, which gives rise to MMNKRFYFVFCFLCFICTIANAQVDISGNIDIDYLNPKEYEIGGITFSGSKFNDNNVLILVSGLTVGEKIKIPGEKISKAIQNLWKQGLFSEIIVSATKAHGNTIFLDIKIQERPRLSHFTFKGIKKSEADKIRDKIKLTKGDIVTDNLIITSSGIIKDHFIEKGYLNVKVDIQQKPDSVAPNSVSLLIVIDKNAKVKINKINIYGNFQLSTGKIKHALKKTKQKAVFTPFADFDKFLFKTAKSFITLKTEDYPEFLKKHFSDKLRLQIFKSSKFIEDDYKEDKLKIIEAYNNKGFRDAKILKDTVYKVSDNLVNINIKVDEGRKYYFRNLTWVGNTKYSDEVLNSVLRIKKGDVYDQEVLNTNLLASPDSRDVSSLYLDNGYLFFSINPVETKVENDSIDIEFRIYEGKQATISNVKITGNTKTNDKVILREIRTKPGQLFSRADIIRSQRELSQLKYFNNEKLAVNPTPNPADGTVDIEYVVEETSSDQVELSGGWGGGRIVGTLGLMFNNFSSRSFFKKGAWKPLPSGDGQQFSIRAQTNGLYYQSYNASFTEPWLGGKKPNALSFSVYHSIYNVTGAKKSDANRQIIMMNGASVGLGKRLKWPDDYFTLYNEVGFQNYFLNNYNLISDFNNGAANVINYTFLFGRSSIDQPIYPRTGSDISLKVQATPPYSLFGNKDYSKISSEEKYKWIEYHKWKFKSSWFLRLAGNLVVNTRIQYGFLGFYNKNLGLAPFERFYVGGDGLTGYNQFDGRELIALRGYQNNSLTPQNAQGTEVGGAIFDKYTFEIRYPISLSPMTTIYVLSFMEGGNSWLKFREFNPFSFHRSAGFGLRLFMPMFGLLGLDWGYGFDEVPGMPGANKGQFHFSIGQSID
- a CDS encoding isoprenyl transferase; protein product: MLYKDKIDKNKIPNHVAIIMDGNGRWAKQRNKLRIFGHQNAIKSVREVTEAAAEIGIKYLTLYAFSTENWGRPKDEVSALMTLLIRTINIETKTLNKNNIRLLAIGDLKSLPNSCYKELQKAMKNTENNKRMSLVLALSYGSRWEITNAVKKITDDVIKNKIKKENINEDLLSLYLNTCNIPDPELLIRTSGEYRVSNFLLWQIAYSELYFTTKLWPDFRKEDFYEALVDFQNRQRRFGLTSEQVIR
- a CDS encoding DUF6089 family protein; amino-acid sequence: MNKKFFQILFFAFFFNVAFSQRVEFGPFVGGSYYIGDLNPKKHFLLTKPAAGAIYRYNFNPRFAFKGNVYFGEVEGDDHKSGYKPERNLSFKSGITEFSTQIEFNFFPYITGDKNYPATFYVFGGISMFRFNPKASYNGEWYPLQQLGTEGQGSTVYAERKPYSLLTFSIPFGLGIKFNIMKGVGMGIEYGLRRAFTDYLDDVSTTYANPDVVGSEHGAVAKALSDRSVPLNQTGVQRGNSKNKDWYSFAGVFVSIRLKMKKERCLGKPKRSFLEYESK